In the Anaerostipes caccae L1-92 genome, AGGAATTTTGTGTTCCCTTGCGTACTGAATGGAGCAGATCATGCCCTCAATACCTCTGTCTCCAAATCCTCCCGGAACAATGATACCCTGGACACCGCCCAGCATCTCGTCCACATTGTAAGAGCTGACACGCTCGGAATCCACCCACCGGATGGTGACATCTGCCGAATTGGCAACACCCGCATGTTCCAGAGATTCTACCACGCTGATATAGGCATCGTGGAGTGATACATACTTTCCGACGAGAGCCACTTCTATTTTATGCTTTGGATGTTTCCAGTTGTCGATCATCTTGCGCCACTCTGAAAGATCCGGTTCCGGACACGGAAGATGAAGGCAGGCACAGGCCTCATGTGCCAGATGTTCATTTTCCATCATCAGAGGTACTTCGTATAAAACTTCTGCATCGAGATTTTGGATGACACGTTCTTTTTCCACGTTGCAGAACTGTGCAATCTTTCTCTTAATGCCGTCATCCAGAGGATAATCTGATCTGCAAACAAGAATATCCGGCTGAATTCCCATGCCCTGAAGATCTTTGACGCTGGCCTGGGTCGGCTTTGTTTTCAGTTCTCCTGAGCTCTTTAAATAAGGGATCAGGGTCACATGGATCAAAATACAGTTCTCATGTCCCACTTCATGCTGAAACTGCCTCAGTGCCTCTAAAAACGGCTGACTCTCAATGTCTCCCACCGTACCGCCGATCTCTATGATGGCTACCTCCTGCTCCGTCGCCTCTTCATTTCTATAAAAACGGCTCTTGATCTCGTTGGTCACATGCGGGATCACCTGTACGGTATTCCCGCCGTAGTCACCGCGCCGTTCCTTCTGTAAAATATTCCAGTAAACCTTTCCTGTCGTCACGTTTGATTTTTTGTTCAGCCCTTCGTCGATGAATCTCTCATAATGTCCCAGATCAAGATCTGTCTCCGCTCCGTCATCTGTCACAAAAACTTCTCCGTGCTGGATTGGATTCATAGTTCCCGGGTCAATATTGATGTATGGATCAAACTTCTGGCTGGTTACGTGATAACCCCTCGCTTTCAGTAATCGTCCCAGAGATGCTGCCGTGATTCCTTTTCCAAGACCTGAAACAACACCGCCGGTGACAAACACGTATTTTACTGGCATGATTTTTCCTCCTAAGTTCTAATAATTACAAAATGTTATAATATCATATTTAAACAAAGTGGACAAGCCCACTTCCTCATTGCTGAAAACAAGTAAAAATTTAAAATATATTTTTACTCAGACATTGATATTATACCACAAAAAGAAAGCACCAGGTACAGTATTCCTCTCCTCTTGATGAAAAATAAATAAGGAATCGTTGTTTTCTTAACTGACTATTGGTTCTAAAGGTCTATCACCGGGGTATGATTGGCGAATGCCAAAGGAAAGATGAAATAGATCCTGCTGAATGAGGTTCAGAAAAGAGAAACCGTATGGTGCTTTCTATGTTGATAATATATCATACATATTTTTACATGTCAAGATATAAATTACAAAAGGCTGTGATAATACTCACAGCCTTTTACTCACTTACTTTGAGTCTTCTTTTTGTCTGGATGCACAGGATTTAGAGCAGCCGTCACATCCGCAGCCGCACCCCGTTTCTCCCCTGCGGATACGTGAAATAAATCTCCACAGCACAAAAAGAACGATTCCCGCCGCTAAAATCAGGATAACTCCGTCTGTTAAACTCATAGGCTCCTCCTTTTTTGATAATTACTATCATTTAATTACCATATCACGAGAAAAATCATAAGTCAAATAGGCTTTATCGGTTTTTACCTTATTTAAAAATATATAAAAACTTCCATTTCCCTTTTTCCTTAGCGAATACAGCGAAATCTGCCACGGTGGATCCCTTCTCATATCCTTCTAAGATCACAATATTATCTAAAGAATATTTTTCTACATCTCCATCTGCCGTATTTTTTTTTATAAATTCTTCCCATGAATCATACCCTATTTTTTTATAATATTCAGGTTCAAACACTATTCTGTCTAAATCATAGACACTATCTCTCCACTTATGTTTCAGCTCTTCTGCTGCTTTCTTTTTCATAGCTGGCAATTCCTTCTTTGAAATCTTT is a window encoding:
- a CDS encoding CTP synthase, which gives rise to MPVKYVFVTGGVVSGLGKGITAASLGRLLKARGYHVTSQKFDPYINIDPGTMNPIQHGEVFVTDDGAETDLDLGHYERFIDEGLNKKSNVTTGKVYWNILQKERRGDYGGNTVQVIPHVTNEIKSRFYRNEEATEQEVAIIEIGGTVGDIESQPFLEALRQFQHEVGHENCILIHVTLIPYLKSSGELKTKPTQASVKDLQGMGIQPDILVCRSDYPLDDGIKRKIAQFCNVEKERVIQNLDAEVLYEVPLMMENEHLAHEACACLHLPCPEPDLSEWRKMIDNWKHPKHKIEVALVGKYVSLHDAYISVVESLEHAGVANSADVTIRWVDSERVSSYNVDEMLGGVQGIIVPGGFGDRGIEGMICSIQYAREHKIPYLGLCLGMQLTIVEFARNVLGYADAHSKEFNENTEHPMIHIMADQDGVTNIGGTLRLGSYPCVLADGSKAEELYGTKEISERHRHRYEVNNKYRDVLQENGMMLSGCSPDGRIVEMIEIPSHPFFLATQAHPEFKSRPNKAHPLFRGFIEASLKNGGMI
- a CDS encoding FeoB-associated Cys-rich membrane protein — its product is MSLTDGVILILAAGIVLFVLWRFISRIRRGETGCGCGCDGCSKSCASRQKEDSK